The Ziziphus jujuba cultivar Dongzao chromosome 12, ASM3175591v1 sequence TGATTAAAGTAATATAATATGGTAAAATTGGCTTTACAAAGTGTTTCTTGAATACGAAATATATTTCTCTTGTAGTAGGTTCAATGATACAAGATTCTGTTCATATtttcttacccaaaaaaataaataaataaataaaatatgctgTTCATATTTATGTATCGAAAAAGGACTAAATTTTTGGCCCTACTTTATAtatactcttttttctttttctttttttctttattaacctTTGTGTCTTTTCTTCTCCAAATACGTTTAGAATTAGAAGTTAAGCTTTTATGGATCATATTTTCTTAATGGTAAGAGGAGAACCTAGCTGCAAGTGGTATTGGTTGTATGGTGGGGGCCATTACAGGTAAAACCTCACATGATTAACAAAAGTTGATAAGAATATCATGACATGATTGAATGTTTAGCATAACCGTCATCTGATAaggatttttaaaaagtttaatcaAAAACTAATTATCTCATAAAATTCAGGAGAATTCCCCAAATAAAATGTTTCAATTCCAAGTccaaaataacccaaaaaaaaaaaaaaaaaagatgctatTCTCTTTGTTGAAATATGCTGTGATTTGGACATCATGAACATATAtgagctttcttttttttttttttttcttttggtgaataTACATGAGCTTTATTGTAGTATGTAAAATATGGAAACATTGGTTTTCTCAGATAATCAGATAGATCCTTAATTTTGGATGTTCCATTCATCAttcatatgtataatatatttatatacatatatttataaaaaaaaaaaaaaaatgccaagaAAGGTAGAGAGAAGAGAGCATCTGGCCAATTTTTTTCTGTGGTCGTGGTCCAATCAATTATTCTCTTTAAAGCAAGTAGAGAATTTCAATATCCCCAATCAAACACACCACAGACTCTTCAAAATAAAGTGATGTAAAAGCAAccacagcacttcaaagaatactTCCAAGCGTTTTTAACTTTTGGCTCCACCTAATATGTTTGCTTGCCTGACCCattacacaaaaacaaaatctataacaactatatatatatattactatgtATTATCATTGATATGACCAATCATTTTTGCCATGTGATTAGCCCCTAGATCTCCTGTAATTATCATGAAATAAGATGATTTTGCTCTTGATTTTTTGGGAATgaattaaaaagcaaaaacacaATGATCCACAGCTCTTCCTAACAGCTAAAAGGATTCCACGTTCTGTATGTTTCTTAACTATTCGAATAAAGTCTCCAATGATGCAAAGTTACATTGGAAGTTgacatttctttttcttgatgGCCATTTAGCATTTTCGCAACCACCGACCATAGTCATCGTCTCAATCAATTCTAAACTCTAATATATGTGTAATTTAGATCGATCCATAAATAGTAATTGTATTAACTTCTAATATAAATTTGTTGACCAGAAATTTAAAAGCTTAAACATGATGGATCTGTTTCTACTACCCTTTCGTCAAAGTCAAACTATTAATATAAATCAAACTACATAGTATCTTGAAGAAATGCTTAATCAAATTGGCTTTGAGAATTTTATGTTgaatgaaggggaaaaaaataaaaataaaaattccaaacaaCCTCCTCACCCTCCCTCCATATCTTCTTACCAAAAAAGAATTAAGGACCCTGGATTCCTGACTAGCAAGTGCCTTGTCATATAAGGATCATTAGGTTGGGCAGGTTGATTTATTATCTCCTCAAAATGAATGAGTGTAGGAATAAGTTTGGCATGCCActagaaaattaatttatttttttttaaagtaaatctCATATTTCAATTCAAACCCATGCTCTGgagctaaaataaaaaataattaatgtcaGTTGAGTTGTAGAGAATTGATTTGATGTGTATATAGAAAACTATtaggatttatttaatttattaatttttaaattattttatttattaaaatttgaaaatgtattAGTCATTTAAGATTCGTTTGATATATCttatgaaaacaaaattttaatttgtaaaattttctattatagatctttttgaaaaataattattattaaaaaattagtaaatattttattgtaaataaaaaaattatattaaatgcttaaaaagtttacatataagttaaaaataactgtattaaatgctcattaaggtaaaaaaatagattttctaaaaaaataaaatttgaatttttttaaaacaatttaaaaaattattattattttttttttatcaacaagtGCTTATTaacttttgtaaatatttttattttttaataaaaaaaaatttaatttttaaatagaatttttgatctcaaaaaaaattatgccaACAGTCATCTACTTAAATCCATATAATAGAATTTACTTTATctgttattaaaattttagtgttTTATATAGTTtaccaatatatttttaatttaaaaattgataattttttttaatacttaaaaatgACGTATAAACTTTTAACTCATTCTcttttttcagaaatttttttAGCTCAATTAGATAATTCATTTTTACGGTGTGTAGTGGCTATTAACTAAATCCAGGAGACACTGTCTAAATAAAGCTGTAAAATCTCTCAACTCTAAAAGATGAAAAAGCATTTTTGTATTGTATTGGACAGAGAAAGACTTTGTCATGCTTTTTTGGTTAGATATTGCCTTTCTACGATGGCATCAGGAATGGAAGGAGCTCTTGGGCAGCCTTTTTCtctttcatcaaattttttgggGTCCTCACTGCCATTGTGTTTGTCACCTAATCAATTTGAACAAGGTGTGCGTTTGGAGCTGTATATGGGTTTTGAGTATGTTTCCTAAAAGCCAAATCCTATTTCCTAAGCAATTATGTTTCCTAAAAGCCAAATCCTAATTCCTAAGCAATTATTGAGCCTAACCAgatcaaatataaaaactttTACTATGttggttttttggttttgtaggTTGGATTGGTATGTCTTTGAAATATTTAGCTACCTAATCTTTTGgttataactataaaatatgATTGATCAAAATTGGCTGAGTGTTCAATTTGTGTATCTGACATGTTTTTGTGTTACGATTGGTAGATTGTTGGTTATCGAAAATAATTGGaatggttattttatttttgtaataaaataatcTCAACTCTTTGTTTAGTTgacaaatttcattttatgaacttataaaaaaaaaaaaaaaaaaagaggaatatgTACAAATTCACTTCTATATCAGCATAGTTCAAgtggaaaattagaaaaaggaTATGAAAATCCCTCaaactataaattaataaataaataaaataaaataaagagagagaaaaatagaagTGGCCAGGAAAGGTCATGAAAACCCCACAAGAGTAGTGCTAGCAACACTTGCTCCAACACCGGCTTGTGTACTCTACTGGCTCTGCATATTCCACGTGTCTTTTACTTTTTGTCAAAACCAATGCATATTTCGTATGAAATATAGCCCACACTTcttcattttaattacataagtGCCCTTATTTACGTGgttctctttttttaaatttcttttgctttaaagttttttgtgttttttttttaatttttaaatttatttatttataataatattatatgcacAAAGTTGCCTTGATTAAAGTTGGAGAGGGCACGGATCACCTAACTACTAGAGAATTTAATTTAgacatttgtattttttttttataaaaaaattcaaaaggatttagtattaaaaaaaaattttaaaataacattgcaatcattaaaaaatattatttattaaatagtggATATCCAATATCCTAAATGAATATCATTATTTCTATTAGTAAAAGatgcaagaaaaagaaaataataaaacaacagaaaaaaaaaattagaggtttGAGAGGGCGATGGATATGTGAGAAAAATGAGGACTAATACGgttttaaatggtttccaaaagatgacccacaaaaaaaaaaaaaaaaaagatggtggctaaaattttcaaattcattaaattaattttgaaaaccaaaaccacaaatTATTAGTTGTACTTTTATGATcaacttttcaaaaaattaaaaattacaaatacgAAGAACGTTGTAATATTTTCTCATGTTAAAAAGAATATTACAAAGACAAGAGTTGAAGAATTTTAATTCAGTAGATATACAACTTAcaatttttgggttttgataattaattagaagATTGAAAACTTACTGGTTTTAACAATAGAAATAAACCAATAAAGAGACACGtgtaaataatattgtaaaagtACAACTAACAATAAGAGCACCCATTAAATGACaatattatatgaaataatataaaaaaaaaatattagatggtgaaattatataattaaaatatatagggcaactaataatattatatggtgtttgtatttttgttttaattatttctattattaaaaccatttttcaaattttaattaattttcaaatccaaaaccaaaaattgGTAGTTGTATATCtactaaattaaaattcttcGACTCTTGTctttgcaatattttttttttttgaaaaaataagaaaatattacaATGTTCTCCACGtttgtaatttttaacttttgaaaagTTGATCATAAAAGTACAAcgaacaattttttgttttggttttgaaaattaatttaataaatttaaaatttttagccaccatatatatatatatatattttttttttcaaggtcATGTTTTAGCAACCATATAAAAacattggttttcaattttcaattttttaaataacttttcTCACATATACACAAGAGAGTGCACAAACGAGTGTTGGAGCTAGTGTTGCTAGCACTGCTCAACTCGACAAAAcccttcaaatatttttatcataacaattttccacaattatcaATTATTCTTAGAATGTAATCTAAAAAACCACTTTTAAATCcaatcacaattaatttttagaaaagttCTCAACTATGCCTGACTCAATCTTTCTCTAAAAATATTTTGCTGAAAAATCCCTTTTTTGCTtataaaagaaatcaattatGATCTATTCTAATACTAACAGAAATTAcatatttgttataaaaaaaaaaaaaaagaaatttacataattgttcattatttttaaaaccaaaaaaaaaaaaaaaaaattccataccaGAGTTAACTGAGGTAAAATAAGAATAGCACCATAAGAATTAAATTCTCTCCATTACACAGAGACCAAAAGTACCAAATTTTATACCAACATAAAAAGGAAGGTACAGACGTCTCAGCAAATGTTCTGGAGCCATCTTATTATAATACGGCGAGAAAGAGACAGTGATCCATGTACCATAATAAGATGCTGATTCATCTAAATCAAAGCAAGGAAAAGGACACAAACAGTGCTAGCTCATGGTGACAGCCCAGAGTAAAATAAAGATCCCTATGAACCTCAATGGTAGTAGGTCCCACAAAACAGTGCCCTGAAACTAAAACTAAACCAAGTTTGATTAACTTTTAATCATCCTTATGGGTTTAAGACCGTTTGAGAAAATCACACGCACATGGACAAAACAGCCAAAAAATACAtgacaaaagcattttttttgcccttttttttgttttttttttttttaaggcttcAGTTTCCCAGATCACTCTCCCCCAGTCTCGAGATAAAGTATAcgtatatttaaattgtttatttaacAAACATATAATGTAAAAAGACTTAAAAGGCTCAAAAAGCAGCATATTACGTATACAGACACCCACCACTACCACCCACCGTCTCTTTTATTCTCCATCTTTTTCGTCTGCTAGAAATCTCTATCTCTCTACATacccatctttcttcttctctgaAGAGCCTTTCTTGATTTGGTGGAGTTTCAAGCAAATCTTTCATaaggaatatatattttttatttttagttctcaATTGTTTTTACTATAGCATCTTGCATCAATCATGGCTGCTTTAGCGTATATAGTGTTTCTCTTAGCCCTCGCTGGCCGGTCAAGTAAGCTCCTGATTTTgcagaagtttttatttttattttttattattttaattttggatgtGAAAGGTTGAAGTCTGTCATACCCTTTACTCTTTTTCCCTTGTTATTTTCTCtgtattttggttttttcctGCAAGTGTGATGAAGATTGAGATGAAAGATCTTTTTCTGGGATTCTTGATTTTTCACAGTTTTCTGGCTTTAAATCTGCTCTATGATAAAGACTTTTTTTTGCAACAAAAAGATTTTcgtcttctttttgttttaaggaaaaaaaaaaaacaattttctctattttttaacCCATTGTCTGTCTGGGAAAAAttccatgctttttttttttttttaaccaattttattgaaaagaaaGTGTTTTCTGTTGCCTAACGGTATTCTTTTTTTGATGTGGgtattcttcaatttcttccaatAGGTGCTACATATTGTGTATGTAAAGATGGAGGAACTGATCAAACCCTTCAGAAGGCGCTGGATTATGCTTGTGGAGCTGGAGCTGATTGTTCACCGATCCTTCAAAATGGTGTTTGTTACAATCCAAATACTGTAAAAGCCCACTGTGATTATGCTGTTAACAGCTATTTCCAGAAAAAGAATCAAGCTACTGGGTCCTGTGATTTTTCAGGCATTGCCACACAGACTAACACTGCTCCGTCTGGTAAATTCTATTTAAAGACCCTCTTTAACCTGCTTGGAATTTTAGGGGAATCCTTATATATACTGATAaaattttctctgtttttcttttggtaatttaTAGGCCAAACTACAACTTGTGTATACCCTGCAGGTCCCAGGTAAAGAGTTCTTCCAAGTTAGTGTTTTTGGGATCAATTTTCCTTTTGTCATCTGGGGGATTTTTGGGATCctgttttgaatcaaattttccCATCTTACACAAAAacaaggccaaaaaaaaaaaaaaaaacaaaaagaagccCAGTTTTCTGAGTGAGAATCTGGGAGGTGTATATATCTTTTACCATGCGCAAAAGATCACCTTTTTCTgcaaaatttcttctttttccactGTTGGAGAAGAATCTAAGTCGGTTGGAAAATCCTTCCTTTTTCTCGGCAGTTTTCTTCTGTTTCCAAAATTACTGAGTATAAACTGGTAAAATCTCAACTACTGAGTTTCTCTagtttttcaaaatgatttaagATATTTTTGACAGTAATTAAGAAAGTAGATCTAgcacaacaaaaatataattatagtattATGGTCTCTCTCTAAGTCAGGCTTTGCTGCTTGCCAAACAGCTGTGAGTTGTGATGATGTAAGATATTGTCATTAGTTCGTTGTCCTCTTATTCACAGATTTTGATTCCAGATCTCATCTTTTGACATTGTATTTTTGCATGTTCCTACACCCATAATACATTtaagtttttccatttttaaatattaataaattctcAATTGAGTCATCAATTTGCGTTTAATCTACACCAGActtggaatttaaatttttttttttttctaattttgtttttttgttggctCAGCCAAGCTGGAGGTAGTACCAATACAACAACACCTCCAACAACGCCAAGCACAACACCAACAACGCCAAGCACAACACCAACAACAACTCCTAGCACTACACCAACAACAACACCAAGCACAGGCACAGGCACAGGCACAGGCACTACTACCACAACCAGTCCTACTACCTTTGGTATTAGCCCAGCCGGAACAACCAGCATCAATGACTCAAGTGCTGAGGCAATTCAAGGCAAtaaattgcttttttctttattcctcATGTTCTTCTGGTTTTCAAGCTTTTTGATGTGGGGATGAATATAGACACAGTATGTTTAAAAAGAGGTATATGTTGGGGGAAGAAGTGGGGGAGAGGTTTGATGTGTGGATAACATTTTAGCCACGGTCAGGAGCACTATGGATGGGTAGAGAAACATCTAGACGCAAACCCcagtagggttttttttttttttttgggttgtggtTGGGTTTTTCTCCACCCCCCTATGAGAAAAGCTGAGGAATTTGATTCCTTTTGTGAATGGTGATATGACAGCTAATGGGGGGCTGTAGAACCTGAtcttgtttttagatttttatttttatttttttggtcctttTTGTATATCTAAGagctgtatttttttaatttcatggaAAAACTCTGCTCCCCCATCTTCTCTACCCAAGCTAATTTTTTGGTTCACTTTCCCATCTCcgaaaaaccaataaaaatgataatgataaatTGGTAATATCCATGACCGGTGGCCTTTCTTTTATTATTCCTTTTCTTGCCGAAGTGACACGTGCACATGTGttcttttatgcttttttgGACAGTTTCTGCCGATCCTTGGACTTTCTTGGTTgtcttatatttattatttattttggttgtcTTGGCAACCTTTTACGCTGAAGGAcatcttatatttttcataCCCAGGAtcaaaaaagtttattaaaaccACCGGTATTAATTGCGTTGCCAAAAAAGTAGAATTATAAATCTGATTATTAGCTTGTATATGAAAAAGCTTTGGCAACATTTGAATGTTGAGAGATTGAGACCTGTGAACTACCTATATACCAACCATTTGGCCACAAATTCTGAATCGTTGAGTATGACATAATAGATAGACGCTGACTTTATCACACATGACATATGCTATTCTGAATTCCGTCCCCAACTTTCACTCTTCACA is a genomic window containing:
- the LOC107428824 gene encoding PLASMODESMATA CALLOSE-BINDING PROTEIN 3, which translates into the protein MAALAYIVFLLALAGRSSATYCVCKDGGTDQTLQKALDYACGAGADCSPILQNGVCYNPNTVKAHCDYAVNSYFQKKNQATGSCDFSGIATQTNTAPSGQTTTCVYPAGPSQAGGSTNTTTPPTTPSTTPTTPSTTPTTTPSTTPTTTPSTGTGTGTGTTTTTSPTTFGISPAGTTSINDSSAEAIQGNKLLFSLFLMFFWFSSFLMWG